One genomic region from Listeria monocytogenes encodes:
- a CDS encoding 1-propanol dehydrogenase PduQ, with translation MQKVSFKTDLYIGQGATDRLLDFKDKQIFIVTDPFMVSSGMINAITDKIDQSNTYTIFSEIIPDPPIENVVAGIEVLNECDANLMIAIGGGSAIDAAKAMKFFGQKLGTVRAMPFIVIPTTSGTGSEVTSFSVITNKEKAIKYPLITDAILPDEAILDADLVKSVPPAITADTGMDVLTHALEAYVSTKANDYSDAMAEKVIQLVFTYLERAYKDGNDLEAREKMHNASCLAGMAFNITSLGLNHGIAHTAGAKFKIPHGRMNTLLLPHVISYNAGITSDFGNNPDNRAAERYTAIAKLLKMPASNTRLGVRSLINAIKQLQKKLNMPTTLTECGISRTDLNENIAQIAEGALNDGCTATNPRTPTETDVSAILEKMLA, from the coding sequence ATGCAAAAAGTTAGTTTTAAAACAGACCTTTACATTGGCCAAGGAGCAACAGATCGTTTACTCGATTTTAAAGACAAACAAATCTTTATCGTAACGGATCCATTTATGGTTAGTTCCGGAATGATTAACGCGATTACAGACAAAATTGATCAATCGAATACATATACGATTTTTAGCGAAATTATTCCAGACCCACCGATTGAAAACGTGGTAGCAGGGATCGAAGTTCTAAATGAATGTGACGCAAACTTGATGATTGCAATTGGTGGTGGCTCAGCGATTGATGCAGCGAAAGCGATGAAATTCTTCGGTCAAAAACTTGGTACGGTGCGCGCAATGCCTTTCATCGTTATCCCGACAACTAGTGGAACTGGTTCAGAAGTAACTAGTTTTTCTGTTATTACAAACAAAGAAAAAGCAATCAAATACCCACTAATTACAGATGCTATTTTACCAGATGAAGCAATTTTAGACGCTGACTTAGTAAAATCTGTTCCACCAGCAATCACAGCAGATACAGGTATGGATGTATTAACGCATGCGCTTGAAGCCTATGTATCTACAAAAGCAAATGATTACTCGGATGCAATGGCAGAAAAAGTTATCCAATTAGTTTTCACATACTTAGAACGTGCTTACAAAGATGGCAATGATTTAGAAGCTCGCGAAAAAATGCATAATGCGTCTTGTCTTGCAGGAATGGCTTTTAACATTACTTCGCTTGGCTTAAATCACGGTATTGCGCATACAGCTGGTGCGAAATTTAAAATCCCGCATGGCCGTATGAACACATTACTTTTACCACACGTAATTAGTTATAACGCTGGAATTACAAGTGATTTTGGTAACAATCCAGATAACCGAGCAGCAGAACGTTATACAGCAATCGCTAAATTACTGAAAATGCCAGCATCGAATACACGTCTTGGCGTTCGCAGCTTAATTAATGCCATTAAACAACTTCAAAAGAAACTCAATATGCCAACTACATTAACAGAATGTGGTATTAGCCGCACTGATTTAAATGAAAATATTGCTCAAATCGCTGAAGGTGCGCTAAATGACGGATGCACTGCAACAAATCCAAGAACACCGACTGAAACAGATGTTAGCGCGATTCTTGAGAAGATGTTGGCATAA
- a CDS encoding ANTAR domain-containing response regulator, with protein MTGMNGRIVIADDEPITRMDIRDILEEANYNVVGEATDGFEAIELCKSHQPDLVIMDIQMPLLDGLKAGKRIISEGLAGGIILLTAFSDPKNTEKAKGFGALGYLVKPLDEKSLIPTVEMSIAKGRETRKLEQQLEKLTKKLEERKVIEKAKGVLMIENNITEEEAYNMIRNLSMDKRCPMMEIAETIVMSDD; from the coding sequence GTGACAGGAATGAATGGAAGAATTGTAATAGCCGATGATGAACCTATTACAAGAATGGACATCCGAGACATCTTAGAAGAAGCGAACTACAATGTTGTAGGGGAAGCGACAGATGGTTTTGAAGCAATCGAACTATGCAAAAGCCATCAGCCAGATCTTGTTATCATGGACATTCAAATGCCACTCTTAGACGGCTTAAAAGCGGGGAAACGAATTATTTCAGAAGGGCTTGCTGGCGGAATTATCTTACTTACCGCATTTAGTGACCCCAAAAACACGGAGAAAGCAAAAGGATTTGGAGCATTAGGTTATTTAGTCAAGCCACTTGATGAGAAAAGTTTGATCCCAACAGTTGAAATGAGTATTGCCAAAGGGCGAGAAACAAGAAAATTAGAGCAGCAACTAGAAAAGCTCACCAAAAAGTTAGAAGAACGCAAAGTGATTGAAAAAGCAAAAGGTGTGCTTATGATTGAGAACAACATCACAGAAGAAGAAGCCTACAACATGATTCGTAATCTGAGCATGGACAAACGCTGTCCGATGATGGAAATCGCAGAAACGATTGTGATGAGCGATGACTAA
- a CDS encoding sensor histidine kinase, with protein MTKTIREMCLRYTDLSEHDIDELIHTAQSLSVSAMYQDVDVFIDVYNKLTSEALVIHHTPPKTTKSLYKNKVVGETALRSNEPGVLRTLETGMNSNDLLAKTQENVLIRQKVYPIRNKQRVIAVLILENDISAEIKAHFEIDNEETAYRDVSTTLSAMSKLTDSITDQLDDAILIFDRNGILQQKNCAADQYYERLGYMEDIQGMHYDNLSLDQMMFDAIMYQIETGKQPIQLKKEVVIAGNYFIMKQIFVKEEDEQECRFILILHDITDIKVKEAEIVSKSVAIREIHHRVKNNLQSVVSLLRIQGRRSTSMEAQKILNESVSRILAIAATHELLSKQMEDGINLYMVIETVAYNIERCCTDCPKVAVRMDIDKRIYLDSDRTVALALVMNELLQNSYDHAFHPNESGEILLQIKEEKNIIHAEVTDNGHGFNVRKVSEKSLGLSIVKSYIKDKLRGKVTIESNEHGTKTMFDFKYNSIHATKK; from the coding sequence ATGACTAAAACGATTCGAGAAATGTGTTTACGCTACACAGATTTATCGGAGCACGATATTGATGAATTAATTCATACTGCCCAGTCATTAAGCGTATCGGCGATGTATCAAGACGTGGATGTATTCATTGATGTGTATAACAAACTAACCAGTGAAGCACTTGTCATTCATCATACACCACCAAAAACAACCAAATCACTATACAAAAACAAAGTAGTCGGGGAAACAGCCCTAAGGTCTAATGAGCCAGGTGTACTTAGAACATTGGAAACGGGTATGAACTCCAATGACTTACTTGCGAAAACACAAGAAAACGTATTAATTCGCCAAAAAGTTTATCCAATTCGTAATAAACAGCGAGTTATTGCCGTCCTAATTCTAGAAAACGATATTAGCGCCGAAATTAAAGCTCATTTTGAAATTGACAATGAAGAAACGGCTTATCGAGATGTTTCTACCACGCTGTCTGCCATGAGTAAACTAACGGATTCGATTACTGATCAACTAGATGATGCCATTTTGATTTTTGACCGAAACGGGATTTTGCAGCAAAAGAATTGCGCTGCAGATCAGTATTACGAAAGACTTGGTTATATGGAAGACATTCAAGGTATGCATTATGATAATTTATCCCTCGACCAGATGATGTTTGACGCAATCATGTATCAAATTGAAACTGGAAAACAACCGATTCAGTTAAAAAAAGAAGTGGTTATCGCCGGGAATTACTTTATTATGAAGCAGATTTTTGTAAAAGAAGAGGACGAGCAGGAATGCCGTTTTATTCTCATCTTGCATGACATCACGGATATTAAGGTGAAAGAAGCAGAAATTGTTTCTAAATCCGTTGCTATTCGTGAAATTCATCACCGTGTCAAAAATAATTTGCAATCTGTTGTTTCCTTATTGCGCATTCAAGGCAGACGTTCTACAAGTATGGAAGCACAGAAGATTCTAAATGAAAGTGTCAGTCGAATCCTTGCCATTGCAGCAACACATGAGCTTTTATCGAAGCAAATGGAAGACGGCATTAACCTTTATATGGTCATCGAAACAGTCGCCTACAATATTGAAAGATGTTGTACGGATTGTCCAAAAGTAGCTGTTAGAATGGATATTGATAAACGCATTTATTTGGACAGTGACCGAACCGTGGCACTGGCGCTTGTCATGAATGAGCTCTTACAAAACTCCTATGATCACGCATTCCATCCAAATGAATCAGGCGAAATTTTACTACAAATAAAAGAAGAAAAAAATATTATTCACGCAGAAGTAACGGACAACGGTCATGGGTTCAACGTTCGTAAAGTGTCCGAAAAAAGCCTAGGACTTTCCATTGTCAAAAGTTACATTAAAGATAAACTTCGAGGCAAAGTAACCATTGAATCGAATGAACATGGAACGAAAACAATGTTTGATTTTAAATACAATTCTATCCATGCTACAAAGAAGTAG
- the eutA gene encoding ethanolamine ammonia-lyase reactivating factor EutA gives MTETILSVGIDLGTSTTQLILSELEIQNMASSFTVPRIVISDKRIIFRSEILFTPILADNLIDVEAIRDFVTKEYANAGIKKEEIGMGAVIITGETARKDNASNVLDAMSGFAGDFVVATAGPDLESIIAGKGAGAHTYAKENNTSVVNLDIGGGTTNLSLFDRGELIDTACLDIGGRLIKVDRETRKITYIAPKIQALIEKRGYPVKLGETTSPENLQPVLGEMVELLKNSVGLGAQNDFYETIITNKGLKFLTEIECISFSGGVADCISTGALSDPFRYGDIGLLLGKAIAESSLMTEKKYIESVETIRATVVGAGSHTAEISGSTITYTEKIFPVKNIPILKLAKQEEDENMAEVIKEKLSWFKIENEMEHIALAIEGENSPSFQQVTEYAKAICEGMKEPIALGHPLIIITWHDMAKALGQSIFGHLPAGYPLICLDSVKVDNGDYIDIGKPVADGKVLPVVVKTLVFN, from the coding sequence TTGACGGAAACAATTTTAAGTGTAGGGATTGACCTTGGTACGTCGACAACACAACTCATTTTATCCGAGTTAGAAATTCAAAATATGGCATCAAGTTTCACCGTGCCGCGTATTGTCATTTCAGATAAGCGGATTATTTTTAGAAGTGAGATTCTGTTCACACCGATTCTTGCTGATAATTTGATTGACGTGGAGGCGATTCGTGATTTTGTAACGAAAGAATATGCCAATGCAGGAATTAAAAAAGAAGAAATTGGCATGGGAGCAGTTATTATCACGGGTGAAACAGCTCGTAAAGATAACGCCAGCAATGTATTAGATGCAATGAGTGGTTTTGCTGGGGATTTTGTTGTAGCAACAGCAGGACCTGACTTAGAAAGCATCATTGCTGGAAAAGGAGCAGGTGCCCATACCTATGCCAAAGAAAATAATACCTCTGTTGTGAATTTGGATATTGGCGGCGGAACCACGAACTTATCCCTGTTTGATCGCGGGGAACTCATTGATACTGCTTGCTTAGATATTGGTGGTCGGTTAATTAAAGTAGACCGTGAAACAAGAAAAATCACCTATATTGCTCCAAAAATTCAAGCTTTAATAGAAAAACGAGGTTATCCGGTTAAACTTGGTGAAACAACTTCACCAGAAAACTTGCAACCCGTTTTAGGTGAAATGGTTGAGCTACTTAAGAATAGTGTTGGCCTCGGGGCGCAAAATGATTTTTATGAAACAATCATTACGAATAAAGGATTGAAATTCTTAACGGAGATTGAATGTATCTCTTTTTCCGGAGGCGTTGCAGACTGTATTTCAACTGGTGCGCTAAGTGATCCTTTTAGATATGGAGATATTGGGTTATTGCTAGGAAAAGCGATTGCAGAATCTAGTTTAATGACTGAAAAAAAGTATATCGAATCTGTCGAAACCATACGGGCAACAGTGGTCGGAGCCGGTTCACACACAGCTGAAATTAGCGGTAGTACGATTACTTACACCGAGAAAATTTTCCCAGTAAAAAACATTCCAATTTTGAAACTTGCCAAACAAGAAGAAGATGAAAATATGGCAGAAGTCATCAAGGAAAAACTTAGCTGGTTCAAAATAGAGAATGAAATGGAACATATTGCACTTGCAATTGAAGGCGAAAATAGCCCAAGTTTCCAGCAAGTAACAGAATATGCGAAAGCCATTTGCGAAGGAATGAAAGAACCAATCGCACTTGGTCATCCGCTAATTATCATTACTTGGCACGACATGGCAAAAGCCCTCGGACAAAGCATTTTCGGGCATTTACCAGCCGGCTATCCACTAATTTGTTTGGATAGTGTCAAAGTTGATAATGGTGATTACATTGATATAGGAAAACCAGTTGCTGACGGGAAAGTGCTACCAGTAGTAGTAAAAACCTTAGTCTTTAACTGA
- a CDS encoding ethanolamine ammonia-lyase subunit EutB: MILKTNLFGHTYQFKSITDVLAKANEEKSGDRLAGVAAESAEERVAAKVVLSKMTLGDLRNNPVVPYETDEVTRIIQDQVNDRIHDSIKNWTVEELREWILDHKTTDADIKRVARGLTSEIIAAVTKLMSNLDLIYGAKKIRVIAHANTTIGLPGTFSARLQPNHPTDDPDGILASLMEGLTYGIGDAVIGLNPVDDSTDSVVRLLNKFEEFRSKWDVPTQTCVLAHVKTQMEAMRRGAPTGLVFQSIAGSEKGNTAFGFDGATIEEARQLALQSGAATGPNVMYFETGQGSELSSDAHFGVDQVTMEARCYGFAKKFDPFLVNTVVGFIGPEYLYDSKQVIRAGLEDHFMGKLTGISMGCDVCYTNHMKADQNDVENLSVLLTAAGCNFIMGIPHGDDVMLNYQTTGYHETATLRELFGLKPIKEFDQWMEKMGFSENGKLTSRAGDASIFLK; the protein is encoded by the coding sequence ATGATTTTAAAAACGAATTTATTCGGCCATACATACCAGTTCAAATCCATCACTGATGTGTTGGCAAAAGCAAACGAAGAAAAATCGGGCGACCGTTTAGCCGGAGTTGCTGCTGAATCTGCAGAAGAACGTGTAGCTGCAAAAGTGGTGCTTTCTAAAATGACGCTTGGAGATTTACGTAATAATCCGGTTGTCCCATATGAAACAGATGAGGTAACACGTATTATTCAAGACCAAGTAAATGACCGTATCCATGATTCCATCAAAAACTGGACAGTGGAAGAATTACGGGAATGGATTTTAGACCATAAAACAACAGATGCTGACATTAAACGTGTTGCACGCGGCCTAACATCAGAAATTATTGCTGCTGTTACAAAATTAATGTCCAATCTAGATTTAATTTATGGCGCGAAAAAAATCCGTGTAATCGCACATGCGAATACAACAATCGGTCTTCCTGGAACTTTCTCCGCTAGACTACAACCAAACCATCCAACTGATGATCCTGATGGTATCCTTGCTTCCTTAATGGAAGGATTAACTTACGGGATTGGGGATGCGGTAATCGGACTTAACCCGGTAGATGATTCTACTGATAGCGTTGTTCGTTTACTTAATAAATTTGAAGAATTCCGCAGCAAATGGGATGTGCCAACACAAACTTGTGTACTTGCACACGTGAAGACTCAAATGGAAGCAATGCGTCGCGGCGCTCCAACTGGTCTTGTATTCCAATCTATCGCAGGTTCTGAAAAAGGTAATACAGCTTTCGGTTTTGACGGAGCAACTATTGAAGAAGCTAGACAATTAGCCCTTCAAAGTGGTGCTGCGACTGGACCAAACGTAATGTACTTTGAAACAGGACAAGGTTCTGAACTTTCTTCTGACGCTCATTTCGGCGTAGACCAAGTAACAATGGAAGCTCGTTGTTATGGATTCGCGAAGAAATTTGATCCATTCCTAGTAAATACAGTAGTTGGATTTATTGGGCCTGAGTATCTATATGATTCCAAACAAGTAATTCGCGCCGGTCTTGAAGATCACTTCATGGGTAAATTAACTGGTATTTCCATGGGCTGTGACGTATGTTACACAAACCATATGAAAGCCGATCAAAATGACGTAGAAAACTTGTCAGTACTTCTAACTGCAGCAGGATGTAACTTTATCATGGGTATTCCTCATGGTGATGACGTTATGCTTAACTACCAAACAACTGGTTACCACGAAACAGCCACTTTACGTGAATTATTTGGCCTAAAACCAATCAAAGAATTTGATCAGTGGATGGAAAAAATGGGATTCAGCGAAAATGGTAAATTAACTAGCCGTGCTGGAGATGCATCTATTTTCCTAAAATAA
- the eutC gene encoding ethanolamine ammonia-lyase subunit EutC — MNEQELKQMIEGILTEMSGGKTTDTVAAVPTKSVVETVVTEGSIPDITEVDIKKQLLVPEPADREGYLKMKQMTPARLGLWRAGPRYKTETILRFRADHAVAQDSVFSYVSEDLVKEMNFIPVNTKCQDKDEYLTRPDLGREFDDEMVEVIRANTTKNAKLQIVVGDGLSSAAIEANIKDILPSIKQGLKMYNLDFDNIIFVKHCRVPSMDKIGEITGADVVCLLVGERPGLVTAESMSAYIAYKPTVGMPEARRTVISNIHSGGTPPVEAGAYIAELIHNMLEKKCSGIDLK, encoded by the coding sequence ATGAACGAACAAGAATTAAAACAAATGATTGAAGGCATTTTAACAGAAATGTCCGGTGGTAAAACAACCGATACAGTAGCAGCTGTGCCAACTAAATCTGTAGTTGAAACAGTTGTAACAGAAGGTAGCATCCCGGATATTACTGAAGTAGATATCAAAAAACAATTACTAGTACCAGAACCAGCTGATCGTGAAGGTTATTTGAAAATGAAACAAATGACACCGGCTCGACTTGGTTTATGGCGTGCTGGTCCACGTTACAAAACAGAAACAATTCTTCGTTTCCGTGCGGACCATGCAGTAGCACAAGATTCCGTTTTCTCTTACGTTTCTGAGGATTTAGTGAAAGAAATGAACTTCATCCCAGTTAACACTAAATGCCAAGATAAAGATGAATACTTAACTCGCCCAGACTTAGGTCGTGAATTTGATGATGAAATGGTGGAAGTAATTCGTGCGAATACGACGAAAAACGCCAAACTACAAATCGTTGTTGGTGATGGACTTAGCTCAGCGGCGATTGAAGCTAACATCAAAGATATCTTACCATCCATTAAACAAGGTTTGAAAATGTATAATTTAGATTTTGATAACATTATTTTCGTTAAACATTGTCGTGTACCTTCTATGGACAAAATCGGTGAAATCACTGGTGCTGACGTAGTTTGCTTACTTGTAGGTGAACGTCCAGGTCTAGTAACAGCTGAATCCATGAGTGCATACATTGCTTACAAACCAACAGTTGGTATGCCAGAAGCTCGTCGTACAGTTATTTCTAACATTCATAGCGGCGGAACTCCACCGGTTGAAGCAGGCGCATATATTGCTGAATTAATTCACAATATGCTTGAGAAAAAATGTTCTGGTATTGACTTAAAATAA
- the eutL gene encoding ethanolamine utilization microcompartment protein EutL — translation MKNDKLPASVLSVKVVSNVDNGLFKQLDLKPHQRSLGIITSDCDDVTYTALDEATKAAEVDVVYAKSMYAGAGNASTKFAGEVIGIIAGPSPAEVKSGLAVAVDFIENGASFISANEDDSVPYFAHCVSRTGTFLSKEANVAEGEAIAYLIAPPLEAMYALDAALKAADVTIGAFYGPPSETNFGGALLTGSQSACKAACDAFKMAVENVAENPLQY, via the coding sequence ATGAAAAATGATAAATTACCTGCATCCGTTTTAAGTGTCAAAGTTGTATCTAACGTAGACAATGGTCTATTTAAACAATTAGACTTAAAACCGCATCAAAGAAGCCTTGGTATTATTACATCTGATTGTGATGATGTAACTTATACAGCGCTTGACGAAGCAACAAAAGCAGCAGAAGTAGATGTTGTTTATGCGAAAAGTATGTATGCTGGTGCTGGGAATGCTTCCACAAAATTCGCTGGTGAAGTTATCGGTATTATTGCCGGACCAAGCCCTGCAGAAGTAAAAAGTGGTCTTGCTGTAGCAGTAGATTTCATCGAAAATGGCGCTAGCTTTATTAGTGCAAACGAAGATGATAGCGTACCTTACTTCGCACACTGTGTTTCAAGAACTGGTACATTCCTTTCAAAAGAAGCGAATGTTGCAGAAGGTGAAGCGATTGCTTACTTAATCGCCCCTCCACTTGAAGCGATGTATGCTTTAGACGCAGCGCTTAAAGCAGCAGACGTAACAATCGGAGCTTTCTATGGCCCACCGTCCGAAACAAACTTCGGCGGAGCACTTTTGACTGGTAGCCAATCTGCATGTAAAGCAGCTTGTGATGCGTTCAAAATGGCAGTAGAAAATGTGGCTGAAAATCCACTTCAATATTAA
- a CDS encoding BMC domain-containing protein, giving the protein MPNEALGLIEVTGFLGAVVAADTCLKAANVELIQCEVISGGLTTVELTGDVGAVNAAIEAGKAATEDLGCLVSSHVIARMSEDTKALFVPQEEAKPQPKEIKQEEPKEVIQKVVEVNTNTNNTEKKLRAMKVIDLRKLAYTLDNVPIPKSKIKYANKDKLVHALKDIYGRSEN; this is encoded by the coding sequence ATGCCAAATGAAGCGCTTGGTTTAATTGAAGTCACTGGCTTTCTTGGTGCCGTTGTTGCTGCCGATACATGTTTAAAAGCAGCGAATGTCGAACTCATTCAATGTGAAGTCATTAGCGGTGGATTAACAACAGTTGAATTAACTGGTGATGTAGGTGCAGTAAATGCAGCTATCGAAGCAGGAAAAGCGGCAACTGAAGACTTAGGTTGTTTAGTATCAAGCCATGTTATTGCTAGAATGAGCGAAGATACGAAAGCACTTTTTGTTCCTCAAGAAGAGGCTAAACCACAACCAAAAGAAATCAAACAAGAAGAACCAAAAGAAGTTATTCAAAAAGTAGTAGAAGTGAACACAAACACGAACAATACAGAGAAAAAACTTCGCGCAATGAAAGTTATTGATCTAAGGAAACTTGCTTACACATTAGATAATGTGCCTATCCCAAAAAGCAAGATTAAATATGCGAACAAGGATAAACTTGTTCACGCACTAAAAGATATTTATGGAAGGAGTGAAAACTAG
- a CDS encoding acetaldehyde dehydrogenase (acetylating), whose product MALEDKDLRSIQEVRNLIESANKAQKELAAMSQQQIDTIVKAIADAGYGAREKLAKMAHEETGFGIWQDKVIKNVFASKHVYNYIKDMKTIGMLKEDNEKKVMEVAVPLGVVAGLIPSTNPTSTVIYKTLISIKAGNSIVFSPHPNALKAILETVRIISEAAEKAGCPKGAISCMTVPTIQGTDQLMKHKDTAVILATGGSAMVKAAYSSGTPAIGVGPGNGPAFIERSANIPRAVKHILDSKTFDNGTICASEQSVVVERVNKEAVIAEFRKQGAHFLSDAEAVQLGKFILRPNGSMNPAIVGKSVQHIANLAGLTVPADARVLIAEETKVGAKIPYSREKLAPILAFYTAETWQEACELSMDILYHEGAGHTLIIHSEDKEIIREFALKKPVSRLLVNTPGALGGIGATTNLVPALTLGCGAVGGSSSSDNIGPENLFNIRRIATGVLELEDIRKEENQATSELPVDADALIQSLVEKVLAELK is encoded by the coding sequence GTGGCACTAGAAGATAAAGATTTACGCTCAATCCAAGAAGTTCGTAACCTCATTGAATCAGCTAACAAAGCACAAAAAGAACTTGCTGCAATGAGCCAACAACAAATTGATACAATTGTAAAAGCGATTGCTGATGCCGGTTATGGTGCTCGTGAAAAACTCGCAAAAATGGCACATGAAGAAACTGGTTTCGGAATTTGGCAAGACAAAGTAATCAAAAACGTCTTCGCTTCCAAGCACGTCTACAATTACATCAAAGATATGAAAACCATTGGTATGTTAAAAGAAGATAACGAAAAGAAAGTAATGGAGGTTGCAGTTCCACTTGGCGTAGTAGCAGGTTTAATTCCTTCTACAAACCCTACATCCACTGTTATTTACAAAACACTTATTTCCATTAAAGCCGGAAATAGTATCGTATTTTCTCCACATCCAAACGCACTAAAAGCAATTCTTGAAACAGTAAGAATTATTAGTGAAGCTGCAGAAAAAGCTGGGTGTCCAAAAGGCGCTATCAGCTGTATGACTGTTCCAACAATCCAAGGAACAGATCAACTGATGAAACACAAAGATACAGCAGTTATCCTTGCAACAGGTGGTTCTGCAATGGTAAAAGCGGCTTATTCATCTGGTACTCCAGCAATTGGAGTTGGCCCAGGTAATGGCCCAGCATTTATCGAACGCAGTGCCAACATTCCTCGCGCAGTGAAACATATTCTTGATTCCAAAACATTCGATAACGGAACAATTTGCGCATCTGAGCAATCTGTCGTTGTTGAACGTGTGAATAAAGAAGCTGTCATTGCTGAATTTAGAAAACAAGGAGCACACTTCTTATCAGATGCAGAAGCTGTTCAACTTGGTAAATTCATCTTACGTCCAAATGGTTCAATGAATCCAGCAATCGTAGGTAAAAGCGTGCAACATATCGCTAACCTTGCTGGTCTAACAGTTCCAGCTGACGCAAGAGTACTTATCGCTGAAGAAACAAAAGTTGGTGCTAAAATCCCTTATTCAAGAGAAAAATTAGCTCCAATCTTGGCTTTCTATACAGCAGAAACTTGGCAAGAAGCTTGCGAACTTAGCATGGATATTCTTTATCATGAAGGAGCTGGACATACTTTAATCATCCACTCTGAAGATAAAGAAATCATCCGCGAATTCGCACTGAAAAAACCAGTTTCCCGTCTTTTAGTTAATACACCAGGAGCGCTTGGCGGAATTGGCGCAACAACAAATCTTGTACCTGCTTTAACACTTGGTTGTGGGGCAGTTGGAGGAAGTTCATCATCTGATAATATCGGACCTGAAAATCTTTTCAACATTCGCCGCATCGCTACAGGAGTTTTAGAGTTAGAAGATATTCGTAAAGAAGAAAACCAAGCAACATCTGAACTTCCGGTTGATGCAGACGCACTGATCCAAAGTTTAGTAGAAAAAGTTTTAGCAGAATTAAAATAA
- a CDS encoding BMC domain-containing protein, translating into MANANALGMIETKGLVGAVEAADAMVKAANVTLMGKEQVGGGLVTVMVRGDVGAVKAATDAGAAAAERVGELLSVHVIPRPHSEVDAILPKSAE; encoded by the coding sequence ATGGCAAACGCAAACGCATTAGGTATGATCGAAACTAAAGGTTTAGTAGGAGCAGTAGAAGCAGCAGACGCAATGGTGAAAGCAGCTAACGTAACACTTATGGGTAAAGAACAAGTTGGTGGCGGTCTAGTAACAGTTATGGTTCGCGGCGATGTTGGCGCAGTTAAAGCAGCAACAGATGCAGGCGCAGCAGCAGCGGAACGCGTTGGTGAATTACTATCTGTACACGTAATCCCACGTCCACACAGCGAAGTAGACGCAATTCTACCAAAAAGCGCTGAATAA
- a CDS encoding ethanolamine utilization cobalamin adenosyltransferase produces MAILTEDELRKAYLHTDLKTTKKLDIKKGTIITPSAKSFLSEKKIDLHYNDEIAETKVVVEPVKTETTRAKFQTIYGGALDEKPEHMTHLRGNLLVFKDHPQIAFRGKLDTLEAEILETQCSVAAEFKDLAEDLQEILTFVRNIVRAEVLNEQIESVNLLGMDEKELRERSHNPKKYYQMTHFMPDYTMGNAVIRLNKIRTMVRETELAAFLAFKEADYSIKRPDIIQALNRLSSLFWILMFRVRTNEYKK; encoded by the coding sequence TTGGCTATTTTGACAGAAGATGAGTTACGAAAAGCCTATTTACACACCGATTTAAAAACAACGAAAAAACTTGATATAAAAAAAGGCACAATTATCACACCTTCAGCTAAGAGTTTCTTGTCTGAAAAGAAAATTGACCTTCATTATAATGATGAAATTGCAGAAACAAAAGTAGTAGTGGAGCCAGTGAAAACAGAAACTACTCGAGCAAAATTCCAAACGATTTATGGTGGAGCATTAGATGAGAAGCCAGAACATATGACGCATTTGCGTGGTAATCTGCTTGTATTTAAAGACCATCCACAAATCGCTTTCCGCGGAAAATTAGATACACTGGAAGCTGAAATTCTGGAAACCCAATGTTCCGTTGCAGCTGAGTTTAAAGATCTTGCGGAAGATTTACAAGAAATCCTCACCTTTGTAAGAAATATTGTACGAGCGGAAGTTTTAAACGAGCAAATCGAATCAGTGAATTTGCTTGGAATGGATGAAAAAGAACTGCGAGAACGTAGTCATAATCCGAAAAAATATTACCAAATGACACACTTTATGCCTGATTATACGATGGGTAATGCTGTCATTCGTTTAAACAAAATAAGAACGATGGTCCGTGAAACAGAATTAGCTGCCTTCTTAGCTTTTAAGGAAGCAGATTATTCCATTAAACGACCAGACATTATTCAAGCGCTTAACCGATTATCGAGTTTATTCTGGATACTGATGTTCCGCGTGAGAACTAATGAATATAAAAAGTAA